The following proteins come from a genomic window of Macadamia integrifolia cultivar HAES 741 unplaced genomic scaffold, SCU_Mint_v3 scaffold1601, whole genome shotgun sequence:
- the LOC122064305 gene encoding uncharacterized protein LOC122064305 has protein sequence MSSGEVRRVSRQDIQLVQDLIERCLQLYMNQEEVVETLLVRAKIEPDFTELVWQKLEEENKEFFKAYHVRLKVKQQIIVFNKLLEKQVELMHKMCPAGVAPMPNSNGSHTTTLQQAPACYVSEHTIPSSRMENIHHQIGPNTSNIIINDGPSVHHIMHTADDVSAHTQRTDVSPNMLSTQNSLMGITQGMNGVMIKQEGYSNNPAFTVGSGSNVLDMRPTIADASVASFSGVGSNLQALNDSLMDADTSAFGFLGRIPRNFSLSDLTADFNQSSDILDSYSRSPFLTTNPEDFLQSPVRGECQGENKRLDTISEGLSYEEFASD, from the exons ATGTCCAGTGGAGAGGTCAGAAGGGTTTCACGCCAAGATATACAATTG GTGCAAGATCTTATAGAACGATGTCTTCAGTTGTACATGAACCAGGAAGAGGTTGTGGAAACTCTTCTAGTTCGGGCAAAAATAGAACCCGATTTTACTGAACTTG TTTGGCAAAAGCTTGAGGAAGAGAACAAGGAATTTTTCAAAGCCTACCATGTTAGACTGAAGGTGAAGCAGCAGATAATTGTTTTCAACAAGTTGCTTGAGAAACAGGTTGAGCTCATGCATAAGATGTGCCCAGCTGGAGTTGCTCCCATGCCTAATTCTAATGGATCTCATACCACAACGT TACAACAGGCTCCAGCTTGTTATGTATCTGAGCACACAATACCATCTTCAAGGATGGAGAATATACACCACCAAATTGGTCCCAACACATCTAATATAATCATAAATGATGGGCCTTCAGTGCATCACATCATGCACACTGCTGATGATGTCTCTGCTCATACGCAGAGGACAGATGTCTCCCCTAATATGTTGTCAACTCAGAACTCACTGATGGGAATAACACAAGGAATGAATGGGGTGATGATAAAACAAGAAGGCTACTCAAACAACCCTGCTTTTACAGTTGGTTCTGGTAGCAATGTTTTGGATATGCGTCCAACAATTGCTGATGCGTCTGTTGCATCGTTCAGTGGTGTAGGGTCGAACTTGCAAGCTCTGAATGATTCACTTATGGATGCTGACACCTCTGCATTTGGATTTTTGGGGCGGATCCCTCGGAACTTCAGTCTTTCAGATTTGACAGCTGACTTTAATCAGAGTTCTG ATATATTGGATAGTTACTCCAGGTCACCATTCCTCACAACAAATCCAGAAGATTTCCTGCAATCGCCTGTAAGGGGTGAATGTCAAG GAGAGAATAAGAGACTAGATACCATATCAGAAGGTTTGAGTTATGAAGAATTTGCCAGTGATTGA